The proteins below are encoded in one region of Ferviditalea candida:
- a CDS encoding phage terminase large subunit family protein produces MRRPNKTFRLFREIAKTVAPPPKYTVSQWADAKRRLSSEASAEPGQWRTDRAPYQRGIMDAINDPNAETIVVESSAQVGKTEVLLNIIGYHVDYDPAPIMLVQPTLELAQAFSKDRLAPMLRDSPALRGKVKDVKSKDSGNTMLHKIFPGGHITMAGANSPASLASRPIQILLLDEVDRYPVSAGTEGDPVSLVTKRTTTFWNRKIVKVSTPTIKGASRIEEDYENSTMEQWCLPCPSCGEHQPLRWPQVKFTYDKDSKECTSAEHACRSCGALHSEREWKSGSGKWVARKQSRKVRGFHLNELASPWKRWETIVEEFHEAKIGGPEKLKVWINTSLGETWEEKGDGVESEDLVNRREFYQAEVPSPVLVLTCGVDVQDNRLEYEVVGWGLEKQSWGIQYGVIMGDPGQGFVWEQLDHVINKEYVAGDGQKLQIMTTCVDSGGHFTEQVYTYCKERELKRVWAIKGKGGSGLPFIMRPKRRNDDGVWLFIIGVDVGKDTLSSRLKVKSAELPEFCHFPSNPDRHYDEEYFAGLTAEHRVMRKVMGKPVFHWVQKPGSGRNEPLDLRNYATAAFEILSPPLEILQRMRFDSGSSGSRPVPKEPKKRSGVVNKGISL; encoded by the coding sequence ATGAGGAGGCCGAATAAAACATTCCGGTTATTCCGGGAGATCGCCAAAACAGTCGCTCCGCCGCCCAAATATACAGTTTCACAATGGGCTGATGCCAAGCGCCGTTTGTCGTCTGAGGCCTCAGCCGAACCTGGGCAATGGCGAACCGATCGGGCACCCTATCAGCGTGGCATTATGGATGCGATTAACGATCCAAACGCCGAAACAATCGTCGTAGAGTCATCGGCTCAGGTAGGAAAGACTGAAGTCTTGCTCAATATTATCGGGTATCACGTTGATTACGATCCAGCTCCGATCATGTTAGTGCAACCGACGCTCGAGCTTGCTCAAGCATTTTCAAAAGACCGCCTTGCTCCGATGCTTCGAGATTCGCCGGCGCTTCGAGGCAAGGTCAAGGATGTCAAGAGCAAGGATAGCGGCAACACAATGCTGCATAAGATTTTCCCTGGCGGTCATATTACGATGGCCGGGGCTAATTCACCGGCATCGCTTGCAAGCCGTCCAATTCAAATATTACTCCTGGACGAGGTGGACAGGTACCCCGTTTCCGCAGGAACAGAGGGCGACCCAGTATCGCTAGTCACCAAACGGACGACAACCTTCTGGAACCGGAAGATTGTCAAGGTAAGCACGCCAACGATCAAGGGTGCCTCACGAATCGAAGAGGACTATGAAAACAGCACGATGGAGCAGTGGTGCTTACCTTGTCCGAGCTGCGGAGAACATCAGCCGCTCCGGTGGCCGCAGGTCAAGTTCACCTATGACAAGGATTCCAAGGAATGCACAAGCGCTGAACATGCTTGCCGGTCATGCGGAGCACTTCACAGCGAGCGTGAGTGGAAATCCGGATCCGGAAAATGGGTTGCTCGGAAGCAGAGCCGGAAGGTTCGCGGGTTTCACCTGAACGAGCTGGCGAGTCCATGGAAGCGCTGGGAGACCATCGTCGAAGAATTCCACGAGGCCAAGATCGGCGGACCTGAAAAACTCAAGGTTTGGATCAACACCTCATTGGGTGAGACGTGGGAAGAGAAAGGCGACGGCGTAGAATCCGAGGATCTGGTGAATCGCCGAGAGTTTTATCAGGCAGAAGTACCTTCCCCGGTGCTGGTCCTGACGTGCGGCGTCGACGTTCAGGATAACCGGCTTGAATATGAGGTTGTTGGATGGGGGCTGGAAAAGCAGTCATGGGGAATTCAATACGGCGTGATCATGGGTGATCCTGGGCAAGGTTTTGTCTGGGAACAACTCGATCACGTAATCAATAAAGAGTACGTGGCTGGCGATGGCCAGAAGCTGCAAATCATGACGACTTGCGTAGACTCCGGTGGTCACTTCACTGAGCAAGTATATACTTACTGCAAGGAAAGGGAGCTTAAGCGTGTCTGGGCCATTAAAGGCAAGGGCGGCAGCGGGCTCCCTTTCATCATGAGGCCAAAACGTCGGAATGATGATGGTGTTTGGCTTTTTATTATTGGCGTTGATGTAGGGAAAGACACCCTTTCATCGAGACTTAAGGTCAAATCAGCCGAACTACCTGAGTTTTGTCATTTCCCATCAAATCCCGATCGTCATTATGACGAGGAGTATTTTGCCGGACTGACAGCCGAGCATCGTGTGATGCGGAAAGTAATGGGGAAGCCGGTATTCCATTGGGTACAAAAGCCGGGGAGCGGGCGAAATGAGCCGCTTGATCTCCGGAATTACGCTACAGCTGCTTTTGAAATCTTAAGTCCACCGCTTGAAATACTCCAGAGAATGCGGTTCGATTCAGGAAGTTCAGGAAGCCGACCGGTACCAAAAGAGCCTAAAAAAAGATCCGGCGTCGTGAATAAAGGCATTTCATTA